Proteins encoded by one window of Natronomonas salsuginis:
- a CDS encoding S49 family peptidase: protein MSRSYTVIIVVALLVGAFAAPAAYGAAKEYGETTDKVAVIEIGATIAPITAEPVEEQLQAARQNESIKAVVLKVNTPGGGLSATESLALEVERTAEQMPLVVSVPQIAASGGYYVSAPADAIVANPSAMVGSVGINFAYIDAGGATGTAIQSGPDKSGGYTEEEAIEMADIMVKGFYGTVFEHRGDTLELTEEELAYAKVYPGQKAINNGMIDEIGTTDTAIQRAAERAELDRYEVVELDTTPDVGELPILAEADANSTATAQVEAMLDPTPGVRTPVPLALYGTLPEQETIATTAGEGTTAADDDRRNGEVRTDA, encoded by the coding sequence GTGAGTCGGTCGTACACAGTTATCATCGTCGTCGCGTTACTCGTCGGTGCGTTCGCCGCACCGGCCGCGTACGGGGCGGCGAAAGAGTATGGGGAGACGACAGACAAAGTCGCCGTCATCGAGATCGGCGCGACGATAGCACCGATAACCGCCGAACCGGTCGAAGAACAGCTACAGGCGGCTCGACAGAACGAGTCGATCAAGGCGGTCGTTTTGAAGGTCAACACGCCCGGCGGCGGGCTATCGGCCACCGAATCGCTCGCGCTCGAGGTCGAGCGCACGGCCGAACAGATGCCGCTCGTCGTCAGCGTCCCGCAGATCGCCGCCTCTGGCGGCTACTACGTGAGCGCGCCGGCCGACGCGATCGTCGCCAATCCGAGCGCGATGGTCGGCAGCGTCGGCATCAACTTCGCGTACATCGACGCGGGGGGTGCGACGGGCACGGCGATCCAGTCGGGGCCGGACAAATCCGGCGGCTACACGGAAGAAGAAGCCATCGAGATGGCGGACATCATGGTGAAGGGGTTCTATGGAACCGTGTTCGAACACCGCGGTGACACCCTCGAGCTCACCGAGGAGGAGTTGGCCTACGCGAAGGTGTATCCGGGTCAGAAGGCGATCAACAACGGGATGATCGACGAGATCGGCACGACCGACACCGCGATCCAGCGCGCCGCCGAGCGCGCCGAGCTCGACCGCTACGAGGTCGTCGAACTCGACACAACGCCGGACGTCGGCGAACTGCCGATCCTGGCCGAAGCGGACGCCAACTCGACCGCGACCGCGCAGGTCGAAGCGATGCTCGATCCAACTCCTGGCGTTCGAACGCCAGTGCCGCTCGCCCTCTACGGGACGCTGCCGGAGCAGGAGACGATCGCGACGACTGCAGGCGAGGGGACGACGGCCGCCGATGACGACCGGCGAAACGGGGAGGTGAGAACGGATGCCTGA
- a CDS encoding TVP38/TMEM64 family protein produces MRVFSSRRARWRGILASVLVVAVFAVVYVSIRRFAPFIFDTQALRTWIAQFGIFAPLVFIAIQAAQVVIAPLPGQILALIAGYLFGSVAGTVYSLVGVLIGSVIAFSLAKRYGRPFVEDILHEDVITRFDEFVDTVGLPGLIAFVIIPGLPDDAVCFLSGLTKWRLRTFISVIAIGRLPAYVLTVYAGGEFASGRFLSGLLLVGIVVGFSVVGYYKQEAIRDVIQRLDLTFRSG; encoded by the coding sequence ATGCGCGTGTTTTCCTCGCGAAGAGCTCGATGGCGAGGGATTCTCGCTTCGGTTCTCGTGGTCGCTGTGTTCGCCGTAGTGTACGTCTCTATTCGTCGGTTCGCCCCCTTCATCTTCGACACGCAAGCGCTCCGTACGTGGATCGCGCAGTTTGGCATCTTCGCGCCGCTCGTCTTCATCGCGATACAGGCGGCACAGGTCGTCATTGCGCCGCTCCCTGGTCAGATCCTCGCGCTCATCGCGGGCTATCTCTTCGGATCGGTCGCCGGCACCGTCTACAGCCTCGTCGGCGTCCTGATCGGCAGCGTCATCGCATTCAGTCTGGCAAAGCGGTACGGTCGCCCGTTCGTGGAGGATATCCTTCACGAAGACGTGATAACTCGCTTCGACGAGTTCGTCGATACGGTGGGACTTCCGGGGCTCATCGCCTTCGTCATCATTCCGGGGCTCCCCGACGACGCAGTTTGTTTTCTGAGTGGACTTACGAAATGGCGGCTTCGAACCTTTATAAGTGTCATCGCTATCGGACGTCTGCCCGCGTACGTTCTCACCGTCTACGCCGGCGGGGAATTTGCGAGCGGACGATTTCTCTCCGGACTACTGCTGGTTGGGATCGTGGTCGGGTTCTCGGTGGTCGGCTATTATAAACAGGAGGCGATCCGAGACGTGATACAACGTCTCGATCTCACGTTTCGGTCGGGCTAG
- a CDS encoding aldehyde ferredoxin oxidoreductase family protein, producing MTDLGGFHDHIARVDLTDESVDYESIDQEDAEKYIGARGLGVKYVFDQGPDVDPMGPENLLALMNGPLTGSQVTMSGRIAVCTKSPLTGTVTDSHHGGWSGARLKWAGFDGLLFEGKADEPVYAVVEDGEVELRDASHLWGMGFHETRDTLEEEVSGAYGRNLSVMGIGEAGENGVRYACIMNEDDRASGRGGTGCVMGSKNLKAVVVKSTTKMPKPADSETFKQGHKQAMQLIQESDVTAPNEGGLSLYGTNVLMNATEEMSGLPTRNGKFTSTGDARGGGFRSDDEAFDAEMVSGENVRENILVDEPTCHSCPVACKKEVDVDVMHKGEEMNVRTESYEYESAWALGPNSGHTDRDEIALMLQRCNDHGMDTIEAGNMLAMAMEMTEEGKLDDLGEGIDWGDSEEMIEMLTRIANRDGELADLLAEGPRRVADRMDAHDNSLAVKGQTIAAYDPRCMKGMGIAFATSNRGACHLRGYTPAAEILGIPEKVDPVEWEGKGELTATFQDMHAISDSFDICKFNAFAEGIEEYVLQYNGMTGRDVSEDELLTAGERIYALERYYNNLNGFDGGDDDLPARFVEGAEGAVPGQGGVEGSLVELDEMKAEYYDVRGWIDGVVTDEKLDELDIDVGPGTGVSAGDSAAPADD from the coding sequence ATGACAGATTTAGGTGGATTTCACGACCACATCGCGCGCGTCGACCTCACGGACGAAAGCGTCGACTACGAGAGTATCGATCAGGAGGACGCGGAGAAATATATCGGCGCACGGGGGCTCGGCGTCAAGTACGTCTTCGATCAAGGCCCCGACGTCGACCCGATGGGCCCGGAGAACCTCCTGGCGTTGATGAACGGGCCGCTAACGGGGTCGCAAGTGACGATGAGCGGTCGGATCGCCGTCTGTACGAAATCGCCGCTGACGGGGACGGTAACCGACTCCCACCACGGCGGCTGGTCCGGCGCTCGGCTCAAGTGGGCCGGCTTCGACGGCCTGCTGTTCGAGGGGAAAGCGGACGAGCCCGTTTACGCCGTCGTCGAGGACGGCGAGGTCGAGTTGCGCGACGCCTCGCATCTGTGGGGGATGGGGTTCCACGAGACGCGAGATACCCTCGAGGAGGAAGTCAGCGGCGCGTACGGCAGGAACCTCTCAGTGATGGGTATCGGCGAGGCCGGCGAGAACGGCGTCCGGTACGCCTGCATCATGAACGAGGACGACCGTGCCTCTGGCCGCGGCGGCACCGGCTGCGTGATGGGCTCGAAGAACCTGAAGGCCGTCGTCGTCAAATCCACGACGAAGATGCCGAAACCCGCCGACTCGGAGACGTTCAAGCAGGGCCACAAGCAGGCCATGCAGCTCATCCAGGAGTCCGACGTGACCGCGCCCAACGAGGGCGGGCTCTCGCTGTACGGGACGAACGTCCTCATGAACGCGACCGAGGAGATGTCCGGGCTGCCGACGAGGAACGGCAAGTTCACCTCAACGGGCGACGCCCGCGGCGGCGGCTTCCGGAGCGACGACGAGGCGTTCGATGCCGAGATGGTATCCGGCGAGAACGTCCGCGAAAACATCCTCGTCGACGAGCCGACCTGTCACTCCTGTCCGGTCGCCTGCAAGAAGGAAGTCGATGTCGACGTGATGCACAAGGGCGAGGAGATGAACGTCCGCACCGAGTCCTACGAGTACGAGTCCGCGTGGGCGCTCGGTCCGAACTCGGGACACACCGACCGCGACGAGATCGCGCTCATGCTCCAGCGCTGCAACGACCACGGCATGGACACCATCGAGGCGGGCAACATGCTCGCGATGGCGATGGAGATGACCGAGGAAGGCAAACTCGACGACCTCGGTGAGGGGATCGACTGGGGTGACTCTGAGGAGATGATCGAGATGCTCACGCGGATCGCGAACCGCGACGGCGAGCTCGCGGATCTGCTCGCGGAGGGCCCCCGTCGCGTCGCCGATCGCATGGACGCCCACGACAACTCCCTCGCGGTGAAGGGCCAGACGATCGCCGCCTACGATCCCCGCTGTATGAAAGGGATGGGCATCGCCTTCGCGACCTCGAACCGCGGCGCGTGCCACCTGCGCGGATACACGCCGGCTGCCGAAATCCTGGGTATCCCGGAGAAGGTCGACCCCGTCGAGTGGGAGGGGAAAGGCGAGCTCACCGCAACGTTCCAGGACATGCACGCCATCTCCGACAGCTTCGACATCTGCAAGTTCAACGCCTTCGCAGAGGGCATCGAGGAGTACGTCCTCCAGTACAACGGCATGACCGGCCGCGACGTGTCCGAGGACGAACTGCTGACCGCGGGCGAACGCATCTACGCCCTCGAACGCTACTACAACAACCTCAACGGGTTCGACGGCGGGGACGACGACCTCCCGGCGCGGTTCGTCGAGGGAGCCGAGGGCGCGGTCCCCGGACAGGGCGGCGTCGAGGGCAGCCTCGTCGAACTCGACGAGATGAAAGCCGAGTACTACGACGTGCGTGGCTGGATCGACGGCGTCGTCACCGACGAAAAGCTCGACGAACTCGACATCGACGTCGGACCCGGAACCGGCGTCTCTGCGGGCGATTCGGCCGCGCCCGCCGACGACTGA
- a CDS encoding type II secretion system F family protein, giving the protein MSDRTSETIWSRIDRGLYALFSRHAGRSRHGIGRERYRGTNRAVSFEMYLSRLYGLSWIVGACLTAATAALGLALIGPEPIALGGDRPGALAGRSIPSEYSVAAVAVTAGSLAKRLTIAAGGTRLRWRSNARRAGIERTVPGAVRHLRTLADGSESRREMLRNVATQDAYGETGNSFERVLETAALTGSLDTGLRRVAKETPSRELLSPFLLQFRKHASQGSDSLEEYLRMESQLLSHRRSQARQRSGDYLELLAELFVVLLVLPALFVVAVTVVGVLTPELSATVDIGILGAPSIRSILVYGSVAFILAIGLAGALLVAELRPSTHSRRYERPTGLGTVRTATTNPASAAFVFAFPAVGVAWLLWLLDAPVANVVLLSYAAYGFPVGTVAIKREQFDDAMDRSLRDFVYVVAGHVGLGTPFGVAIETVAREESFGPLQRDISDLAFRLGLTTGSEGAATQREALDRFAERVGTPLAAQTIGLLTGALAVGSDVETTFEALQVEVGSLYHQRRKLRSAMLVYVVVGWALAAVIVVLVVAVNAYVLDGMAHLLATPESVAVGIDPRAIDAERDGWRFYLVTQATMLACGWFAGSASRGRYEALLHSAALVVICYLAFAGAGVV; this is encoded by the coding sequence ATGAGTGACCGTACGTCGGAGACGATCTGGAGCCGCATCGATCGTGGGCTGTACGCGCTGTTTTCGCGACACGCGGGTCGGTCGCGGCACGGCATCGGCCGGGAGCGATACCGGGGGACGAACCGCGCCGTCTCGTTCGAGATGTATCTCTCGCGGCTCTACGGCCTGTCGTGGATCGTCGGCGCGTGCCTCACGGCCGCGACCGCCGCCCTCGGTCTCGCGTTGATCGGCCCCGAACCGATCGCGCTCGGCGGCGATCGTCCGGGAGCGCTCGCCGGTCGGTCGATCCCGTCGGAATACTCCGTCGCCGCCGTCGCCGTCACGGCGGGGTCGCTCGCGAAGCGACTCACGATCGCGGCGGGAGGAACGCGCCTGCGCTGGCGGTCGAACGCCCGCCGGGCGGGGATCGAACGAACCGTTCCTGGGGCGGTTCGCCACCTGCGGACGCTCGCCGACGGGAGCGAGAGCCGGCGAGAGATGCTCCGAAACGTCGCCACGCAGGACGCCTACGGCGAGACGGGAAATTCGTTCGAGCGGGTACTCGAAACGGCCGCGCTGACCGGCAGTCTCGACACTGGCCTCCGTCGCGTCGCCAAAGAGACCCCGTCGAGAGAGCTGCTCTCACCGTTCTTGCTGCAGTTCCGAAAACACGCCAGCCAGGGGTCGGACTCGCTGGAGGAGTATCTGCGGATGGAGTCGCAACTGCTGTCACACCGGCGGTCGCAGGCCCGCCAACGATCCGGCGACTACCTGGAACTGCTCGCCGAGCTGTTCGTGGTGTTGCTCGTGTTGCCCGCGCTGTTCGTCGTGGCGGTCACGGTCGTCGGCGTCCTCACGCCGGAGCTGTCGGCGACGGTCGACATCGGCATTCTGGGTGCCCCGTCGATCCGCTCGATACTCGTCTACGGGAGCGTGGCGTTCATCCTCGCGATCGGACTGGCCGGCGCGCTTCTCGTCGCCGAACTGCGGCCGTCGACGCATAGTCGGCGCTACGAGCGACCGACGGGACTCGGCACGGTGCGAACCGCAACGACGAATCCGGCGAGCGCGGCGTTCGTGTTCGCGTTTCCCGCCGTGGGCGTGGCGTGGCTCCTGTGGCTGCTCGACGCGCCGGTCGCGAACGTCGTCCTATTGAGCTACGCAGCGTACGGCTTTCCGGTCGGCACGGTCGCGATCAAGCGAGAGCAGTTCGACGACGCGATGGATCGGTCGCTACGCGACTTCGTCTACGTCGTCGCCGGACACGTCGGGCTCGGAACGCCGTTCGGTGTCGCGATCGAGACCGTCGCGAGAGAGGAGTCGTTCGGCCCGCTCCAACGCGACATCTCGGATCTCGCCTTCCGGCTCGGACTGACGACCGGAAGTGAGGGAGCGGCCACTCAGCGGGAGGCGCTGGATCGGTTCGCCGAGCGCGTGGGGACGCCGCTCGCGGCGCAGACGATCGGGCTCCTTACCGGCGCGCTAGCGGTCGGCAGCGACGTCGAGACGACGTTCGAGGCGCTACAGGTCGAGGTCGGCTCGCTGTACCACCAGCGGCGAAAGCTCCGATCGGCGATGTTGGTCTACGTCGTCGTCGGGTGGGCGCTGGCGGCGGTGATCGTCGTGCTCGTCGTCGCCGTGAACGCGTACGTCCTCGACGGGATGGCGCACCTGCTGGCCACTCCCGAGAGCGTGGCGGTCGGTATCGATCCGCGCGCGATCGACGCCGAACGCGACGGCTGGCGGTTCTACCTCGTCACCCAGGCGACGATGCTCGCGTGCGGCTGGTTCGCCGGCAGCGCCTCGCGCGGTCGATACGAGGCGCTGTTGCACTCGGCGGCGCTCGTCGTGATCTGTTATCTCGCCTTCGCGGGAGCCGGGGTGGTGTGA
- a CDS encoding MATE family efflux transporter, with the protein MSGTSPRDRAVNVTDGELIKPLVVLSIPIILTNVLQVGYNLADTFWVGRLGQPAVAALSFSWAIVFLIMSLSLGFSVAGTVLVAQYKGAGTINRVSRVAGQTITIIIGVSAVFSVVGFALAPLLLELVGAVPGSAEHRLAVEYTRTMFVGIPFIFGFFVFQSLLQGWGDTRTPLYLMAFGVALNVFIDPFFILGFQDNALFAWVGLEGLEATLYEATGFAGFGVQGAALATIAARGIGASIGFWLLFSGSVGIELSFSDLRPETETIRTLVRIGAPASVEVSTSALSVTVLTALVAIAGSDAVAAYGIGSRVTSMVVLPALGLARGVETVVGQNLGAEQVDRAKRGVAAAVVMITGSLLLFSVAIYVLADPIIGIFIEGPGAAVVTRIGGEYLRIVGATYVFLGVFYVVQGGFRGSGSTRLAMIFAFFGFIVFRAAFAYLLAVPGGFGATGIWYGEAIANVSMMLLAGGYFLRGTWANRVIDHSDSETTA; encoded by the coding sequence ATGAGCGGCACGAGCCCCCGCGATCGCGCCGTCAACGTCACCGACGGTGAACTGATCAAACCGCTCGTCGTCCTCTCGATTCCGATTATCCTCACGAACGTGCTGCAGGTCGGCTACAACCTCGCCGACACGTTCTGGGTCGGCCGACTCGGCCAACCGGCGGTCGCGGCGCTGTCGTTCTCGTGGGCGATCGTCTTCTTGATTATGAGCCTCTCGCTCGGCTTCTCGGTGGCGGGAACCGTGTTGGTCGCCCAGTACAAGGGCGCGGGCACGATCAACCGCGTGAGCCGGGTCGCGGGCCAGACGATCACGATCATCATCGGCGTCTCAGCGGTGTTCTCCGTCGTGGGCTTCGCGCTCGCGCCGCTGTTGCTCGAGTTGGTCGGCGCGGTCCCCGGCTCCGCCGAACACCGATTGGCCGTCGAGTACACCCGAACGATGTTCGTCGGCATCCCGTTCATCTTCGGCTTCTTCGTCTTCCAGTCGCTGCTGCAGGGGTGGGGCGACACGCGGACGCCGCTGTACCTCATGGCGTTCGGCGTCGCGCTGAACGTGTTCATCGATCCCTTCTTCATCCTCGGGTTTCAGGACAACGCCCTGTTCGCGTGGGTCGGACTGGAGGGGTTAGAGGCGACGCTGTACGAGGCGACCGGGTTCGCCGGCTTCGGCGTGCAGGGCGCGGCGCTGGCGACGATCGCCGCTCGCGGGATCGGTGCGTCGATCGGTTTTTGGCTGCTGTTTTCGGGCTCCGTCGGCATCGAACTCTCTTTCTCGGATCTCCGCCCCGAGACGGAGACGATCCGCACCCTCGTCCGCATCGGCGCGCCCGCGAGCGTCGAGGTCAGCACGAGCGCGCTGAGCGTGACGGTGCTGACGGCGCTCGTCGCCATCGCAGGCTCGGACGCCGTCGCCGCCTACGGGATCGGCTCGCGGGTAACCTCGATGGTCGTGCTGCCGGCGCTCGGACTCGCCCGCGGCGTCGAGACCGTCGTCGGGCAGAACCTCGGTGCCGAGCAGGTCGACCGCGCCAAACGCGGCGTCGCCGCTGCGGTGGTGATGATCACGGGCAGCCTGCTGCTATTCAGCGTCGCGATCTACGTCCTCGCGGATCCGATCATCGGGATCTTCATCGAGGGACCGGGCGCGGCGGTCGTCACCCGGATCGGCGGGGAGTACCTCCGGATCGTCGGCGCGACGTACGTCTTCTTGGGTGTGTTCTACGTCGTACAGGGCGGCTTCCGCGGGAGCGGGAGCACCCGGCTCGCGATGATCTTCGCGTTCTTCGGATTCATCGTCTTCCGGGCAGCGTTTGCGTACCTGCTCGCGGTTCCCGGCGGCTTCGGCGCGACCGGAATCTGGTACGGCGAGGCGATCGCGAACGTCTCGATGATGCTGCTCGCGGGCGGGTATTTCCTCCGTGGAACGTGGGCGAATCGCGTGATAGACCACTCCGACTCGGAGACGACGGCGTGA
- the purS gene encoding phosphoribosylformylglycinamidine synthase subunit PurS — protein sequence MTAYTATVTVRLKRGVLDPEAETTQQALERLGFELDDLRSADRFEVDLDADDDAAAEARAAEMAERLLANPTIHDYEVEVVEA from the coding sequence ATGACCGCCTACACGGCGACCGTGACCGTCCGGCTGAAGCGGGGCGTCCTCGATCCCGAGGCCGAGACCACACAGCAGGCGCTCGAACGGCTCGGATTCGAACTCGACGACCTCCGATCGGCCGACCGGTTCGAAGTCGATCTCGACGCCGACGACGATGCCGCCGCGGAAGCGCGAGCCGCGGAGATGGCCGAACGGCTCCTCGCGAATCCGACCATCCACGACTACGAGGTGGAGGTCGTCGAGGCGTAG
- a CDS encoding VanZ family protein has translation MTHLPAAPRPLRYAGALGCAIVILYGSIIEPGDGVPPTLFGIEFTVYLHVTAYAGFTSAIGYAVLSADRRTLLVAAAIAALYGVGVELVQGTLPYRTMSALDMLINAGGATAGAACWWLVAPQFGGNRGDRPTAEA, from the coding sequence GTGACACACCTCCCAGCCGCCCCGAGGCCGCTCCGGTACGCCGGCGCGCTCGGCTGTGCGATCGTGATCCTCTACGGGTCGATCATAGAACCCGGCGACGGGGTCCCGCCGACCCTTTTCGGGATCGAATTCACCGTCTATTTGCACGTCACCGCCTACGCGGGTTTCACCAGCGCTATCGGGTACGCTGTGCTCTCGGCGGACCGTCGGACGCTCCTCGTCGCCGCCGCGATCGCGGCGCTGTACGGTGTGGGCGTCGAACTCGTCCAGGGAACGCTCCCCTACCGGACGATGTCCGCGCTGGATATGCTGATAAACGCCGGCGGGGCGACGGCGGGGGCGGCGTGTTGGTGGCTCGTCGCGCCGCAGTTCGGGGGCAACCGCGGCGACCGACCGACCGCCGAAGCGTAG
- a CDS encoding archaeosine biosynthesis radical SAM protein RaSEA, whose protein sequence is MSQPTPEVYESGRGMDAHNEVMREIRARNDRSYDPTEPTRVWLDEDNTPEGVRDSLTIILNTGGCRWARAGGCTMCGYVAESVDGGSVGHENLMRQIEHCLDHGTDNADEPAELIKIYTSGSFLDEREVPAETRAAIAETFADRERLVLESLPDFVDRGKLAEFTDRGLAVDVAIGLETATDRVRHDSVNKYFEFADFEAACAEARAADAGVKAYLLMKPPFLAEPDAVADMKRSVRRCAAVDGCHTVSMNPCNVQRYTMVEELYHDSGYRPPWLWSIPEVLEATADEDVLVVSDPVGHGSDRGPHNCGDCDDLVQRAIKDFNLRQDPSVFEEVSCECEATWAYVMDEETAYNQPLVR, encoded by the coding sequence ATGAGTCAGCCGACGCCGGAGGTCTACGAATCGGGACGGGGGATGGACGCCCACAACGAGGTGATGCGCGAGATCCGGGCGCGAAACGATCGGAGCTACGACCCAACGGAGCCGACCCGGGTGTGGCTCGACGAGGACAACACGCCCGAGGGGGTCCGAGACTCGCTCACAATCATCCTCAACACCGGTGGCTGCCGGTGGGCCCGCGCGGGCGGGTGTACGATGTGCGGCTACGTCGCCGAATCGGTCGACGGCGGCAGCGTGGGCCACGAGAACCTGATGCGACAGATCGAGCACTGTCTCGACCACGGGACGGACAACGCCGACGAACCGGCGGAGCTCATCAAGATCTACACCTCCGGATCGTTCCTCGACGAGCGAGAGGTACCCGCCGAGACGCGCGCGGCGATCGCCGAGACCTTCGCCGACCGCGAACGGCTGGTCCTCGAATCGCTCCCGGACTTCGTCGACCGCGGGAAGCTCGCCGAGTTCACCGACCGCGGCCTCGCGGTCGACGTGGCGATCGGACTCGAAACCGCGACCGACCGGGTCCGCCACGACAGCGTCAACAAGTACTTCGAGTTCGCCGACTTCGAGGCCGCCTGCGCCGAGGCGCGCGCCGCCGACGCAGGCGTCAAGGCCTACCTGCTGATGAAGCCGCCGTTCCTCGCCGAACCCGACGCCGTCGCGGACATGAAACGCTCCGTCCGACGCTGTGCCGCCGTCGACGGCTGCCACACCGTCTCGATGAACCCCTGCAACGTCCAGCGCTACACGATGGTCGAGGAGCTGTATCACGACAGCGGCTACCGACCCCCATGGCTGTGGTCGATCCCCGAGGTGCTCGAAGCCACCGCCGACGAAGACGTGCTCGTCGTCTCCGACCCCGTCGGCCACGGCTCCGATCGCGGCCCGCACAACTGCGGGGACTGCGACGACCTCGTCCAGCGGGCGATCAAGGATTTCAACCTCCGACAGGATCCCTCGGTGTTCGAGGAGGTCTCCTGTGAGTGTGAGGCCACCTGGGCGTACGTGATGGACGAGGAGACGGCGTACAATCAGCCGCTGGTGCGGTAG
- the purQ gene encoding phosphoribosylformylglycinamidine synthase I — protein sequence MTVAVIRFGGSNCDRDALRALDHLGIDAEIVWHADGLPDDPSGVVIPGGFSYGDYLRAGAMAARTPILDEVKAAADAGTPVLGVCNGAQIGSESGLTPGAFTTNRSARFQCEPVHLRVENADTPWTAAYEEGDVIEVPIAHGEGRFEIDDDRLATLEDDDRVLFRYCDADGEVTDEANPNGSKHNVAGIMGERDTVAVLMPHPERATLPDIAPTDGQGILKAFE from the coding sequence GTGACCGTCGCCGTCATCAGGTTCGGCGGCTCGAACTGCGACCGCGACGCCCTTCGCGCGCTCGATCACCTCGGGATCGACGCCGAGATCGTCTGGCACGCCGACGGCCTTCCGGACGATCCGTCCGGCGTCGTCATCCCCGGCGGGTTCTCCTACGGCGACTACCTCCGGGCCGGAGCGATGGCCGCCCGGACCCCGATCCTCGACGAGGTCAAAGCGGCCGCCGACGCAGGCACACCGGTGCTCGGCGTCTGTAACGGCGCGCAGATCGGCTCCGAGAGCGGGCTGACCCCCGGCGCGTTCACCACGAACCGGAGCGCCCGCTTCCAGTGCGAGCCGGTTCATCTGCGCGTCGAAAACGCCGACACGCCGTGGACGGCCGCCTACGAGGAAGGCGACGTGATCGAAGTCCCGATCGCCCACGGCGAGGGGCGCTTCGAGATCGACGACGACCGGCTGGCGACGCTGGAGGACGATGACCGCGTCCTCTTTCGGTACTGCGACGCCGATGGGGAGGTCACGGACGAGGCCAACCCGAACGGCTCGAAGCACAACGTCGCGGGGATCATGGGCGAACGCGATACCGTCGCCGTGTTGATGCCGCACCCCGAGCGCGCCACGCTCCCGGACATCGCCCCGACGGACGGCCAGGGAATTCTGAAAGCGTTCGAGTAG